In one Methylobacterium sp. SyP6R genomic region, the following are encoded:
- a CDS encoding sensor histidine kinase, with amino-acid sequence MSEVTAEMVQRGRGPTAEEAARRRKVARDVRSARERLTSSIGLERAFDYELLRVYAQYRIGAFLPLVVLVCCIAAASVFWAPALLSGVWCAGVLLAIAGNTALSRSFLRQDPASLSLPASRRRVIVGEALQSVAWALLVLMLFQVEASNARTFVMFVLVIVAAVTTMLAATVPLAAYAGLLPLSAATAALLVLSRGAESVLLVGMAVCAQLFFLFLSNHLHASTVSALQSRAEKDAIFGELEQAKANSDEARRRAEEANLAKSRFLATMSHELRTPLNAILGFSEVMKNEVFGPHSAASYREYSTDIHDSGLHLLNLINEILDLSRIEAGRYELNEEALQLAYVVEESRHMMALRARAKNQTFRELIDPTLPRLWADERALRQIVLNVLSNAVKFTPPGGEITIKVGWTSSGGQYVSVKDTGPGIPEEEIPTVMSSFGRGSLAIKTAEQGSGLGLPIVKGLVDLHGGGFQLKSRPREGTEVIVTFPATRVMDALPALAEQVPVRPVRAA; translated from the coding sequence ATGTCCGAAGTCACGGCGGAAATGGTTCAGCGCGGGCGCGGCCCGACGGCGGAGGAGGCGGCCCGGCGGCGCAAGGTCGCCCGGGACGTCCGCTCCGCGCGTGAGCGGCTGACCTCCTCGATCGGGCTCGAGCGCGCCTTCGATTACGAATTGCTGCGCGTGTACGCCCAGTACCGGATCGGCGCCTTCCTGCCGCTGGTGGTGCTGGTGTGCTGTATCGCCGCGGCCTCGGTGTTCTGGGCCCCCGCGCTCCTGAGCGGCGTCTGGTGCGCCGGCGTGCTGTTGGCGATCGCCGGCAACACCGCCCTGTCACGCTCCTTCCTGAGGCAGGACCCGGCCTCCCTGTCGCTGCCGGCCTCGCGCCGGCGGGTGATCGTCGGCGAGGCGCTCCAGAGCGTCGCCTGGGCGCTCCTCGTCCTGATGCTGTTCCAGGTCGAGGCGTCGAACGCCCGCACCTTCGTGATGTTCGTCCTCGTCATCGTGGCCGCCGTGACCACGATGCTCGCCGCGACGGTCCCGCTCGCCGCCTATGCGGGCCTCCTGCCGCTCAGCGCCGCCACCGCGGCGCTCCTGGTCCTGTCGCGCGGGGCGGAATCGGTCCTGCTCGTCGGCATGGCGGTCTGCGCGCAGCTATTCTTCCTGTTCCTGTCGAACCACCTCCACGCCTCGACGGTCTCGGCCTTGCAGTCGCGGGCCGAGAAGGACGCGATCTTCGGCGAGCTGGAACAGGCCAAGGCCAATTCCGACGAGGCGCGCCGGCGCGCCGAGGAGGCCAACCTGGCCAAGTCCCGCTTCCTCGCCACCATGAGCCACGAGCTGCGCACGCCGCTCAATGCCATCCTGGGCTTCTCGGAGGTGATGAAGAACGAGGTGTTCGGCCCCCATTCCGCGGCCTCCTACCGGGAATACTCGACCGACATCCACGATAGCGGCCTGCACCTGCTCAACCTGATCAACGAGATCCTCGACCTCTCGCGCATCGAGGCCGGGCGCTACGAGCTGAACGAGGAGGCGTTGCAACTCGCCTACGTGGTCGAGGAGAGCCGCCACATGATGGCGTTGCGCGCGCGTGCCAAGAACCAGACCTTCCGCGAGCTGATCGACCCGACCCTGCCGCGGCTCTGGGCCGACGAGCGGGCGTTGCGCCAGATCGTGCTCAACGTGCTGTCGAACGCGGTCAAGTTCACGCCGCCGGGCGGCGAGATCACCATCAAGGTCGGCTGGACCTCGTCGGGGGGCCAGTATGTCAGCGTGAAGGATACCGGCCCGGGCATCCCCGAGGAGGAGATTCCGACGGTGATGTCCTCCTTCGGTCGCGGCTCGCTCGCGATCAAGACCGCCGAGCAGGGCTCAGGGCTGGGGCTCCCGATCGTCAAGGGCCTCGTCGACCTGCATGGCGGCGGCTTCCAGCTGAAGTCGCGCCCGCGCGAGGGCACCGAGGTGATCGTCACCTTCCCGGCGACCCGGGTGATGGATGCGCTGCCGGCCCTGGCCGAGCAGGTGCCGGTCCGGCCGGTCCGGGCGGCGTAA
- a CDS encoding (2Fe-2S)-binding protein, translating into MTKLTLNGRTYEVEADPEMPLLWAIRDHLNLTGTKYGCGIAQCGACTVHLDGQPVRSCQTRLGDVGEAKITTIEGISGPVAEAVRTAWRSLDVVQCGYCQSGQMMSAIGLLTENRKPSDADIDAAMDGNVCRCGTYQRIRAAIHDAARSLA; encoded by the coding sequence ATGACGAAGCTCACCCTCAACGGCCGGACCTACGAGGTCGAGGCCGATCCCGAGATGCCGCTGCTCTGGGCGATCCGCGACCACCTCAACCTCACCGGCACCAAGTACGGCTGCGGCATCGCGCAATGCGGCGCCTGCACGGTGCATCTCGACGGCCAGCCGGTGCGCTCGTGCCAGACGCGGCTGGGCGATGTCGGCGAGGCCAAGATCACCACGATCGAGGGGATTTCCGGCCCGGTCGCCGAGGCGGTCCGGACCGCCTGGCGCAGCCTCGACGTGGTGCAGTGCGGCTATTGCCAGTCGGGCCAGATGATGTCGGCGATCGGCCTGCTCACCGAGAACAGGAAGCCGAGCGACGCCGACATCGACGCCGCCATGGACGGCAACGTCTGCCGCTGCGGCACCTACCAGCGCATCCGCGCGGCGATCCACGACGCCGCCCGCTCCCTCGCCTGA
- a CDS encoding xanthine dehydrogenase family protein molybdopterin-binding subunit yields MLNSRLTPRASAVPSRRAVLGGTAAALVIGLTLDPDVSTKGARAAGGPDLSKAPAKPNAFVRIAADDTVTVVIKHLDMGQGNTTGLATIVAEELDADWAQMRATFAPADASLYNNLAFGPIQGTGGSTAVANSWIQLRKAGAAARAMLVAAAAEEWKVPAGEITVEKGVLRHASGRESRFGALAAKAAVQPIPENPTLKDPSAFRLIGTKLPRLDSNAKTDGSARYALDIRRPGQLTALVARAPRFGATLRNVDDTAAKAVPGVVQIVTIPSGVAVVARDTWSAMQGRKALKLTWDDAGAERQSTQSQAAAYKALADKPGLVASKRGDAAGAIKGAAKVLEAEFSFPYLAHAPMEPLNATIERAADGSYDIHAGSQFQTIEQAVAAGILGTTADKIRITTLWAGGSFGRRATASADYIAEAAAILKATGEKAPIHLVWTREDDITGGYYRPAAYHRIRAGLDAKGAVTGWEHRIVGKSIIIGTPLEAMMVKDGVDATTVEGAADTPYALPAYRFEVHNAREGVPVLWWRSVGHSHTAQAMEVFIDELAHAAGQDPVAYRLGLLKQAPRLSAALTLAAEKAGWSARETKPGRGYGVAAHESFGSYVAMVADVTAEAGKVKVNRIVAAVDVGVAVNPDIIRAQVEGAVGFALSAVLRNRITFKDGEVQETNFDAYEPTRMSEMPKVEVHIVPSAAAPTGIGEPGVPVLAPAISNAVFAATGQRLRSLPLDLTALRGV; encoded by the coding sequence ATGCTGAATTCTCGCCTCACGCCGCGCGCGAGCGCCGTCCCCTCCCGCCGCGCCGTCCTGGGCGGCACCGCCGCCGCCCTGGTGATCGGGCTCACCCTCGACCCCGACGTTTCGACCAAGGGCGCCCGGGCCGCGGGCGGTCCCGACCTGTCGAAGGCCCCGGCGAAGCCGAACGCCTTCGTGCGCATCGCCGCCGACGACACCGTGACGGTGGTGATCAAGCACCTCGACATGGGCCAGGGCAACACGACGGGGCTCGCCACCATCGTGGCCGAGGAGCTCGACGCCGACTGGGCTCAGATGCGCGCCACCTTCGCGCCGGCCGATGCCAGCCTCTACAACAACCTCGCCTTCGGGCCGATCCAGGGTACCGGCGGCTCGACCGCGGTGGCCAATTCCTGGATCCAGCTGCGCAAGGCGGGGGCGGCCGCCCGCGCCATGCTGGTCGCTGCGGCCGCCGAGGAGTGGAAGGTGCCGGCCGGCGAGATCACGGTCGAGAAGGGCGTGCTGCGCCATGCGAGCGGCAGGGAGAGCCGGTTCGGGGCGCTGGCTGCCAAGGCCGCCGTCCAGCCGATTCCCGAGAACCCGACGCTCAAGGACCCCTCCGCCTTCCGGCTGATCGGCACGAAGCTGCCGCGGCTCGATTCGAACGCCAAGACCGACGGCAGCGCGCGCTACGCCCTCGACATCCGCCGGCCGGGCCAGCTCACGGCGCTCGTCGCCCGTGCCCCCCGCTTCGGCGCGACGCTCAGAAACGTCGACGACACGGCCGCCAAGGCGGTGCCGGGCGTGGTGCAGATCGTCACGATCCCGAGCGGCGTCGCGGTGGTGGCGCGCGACACCTGGTCGGCGATGCAGGGCCGCAAGGCCCTGAAACTGACCTGGGACGATGCCGGCGCCGAACGCCAATCGACGCAATCGCAAGCTGCCGCGTACAAGGCGCTGGCCGACAAGCCCGGCCTCGTCGCCTCGAAGCGCGGGGACGCCGCGGGCGCGATCAAGGGCGCGGCCAAGGTGCTGGAGGCGGAGTTCAGCTTTCCCTACCTGGCCCACGCCCCGATGGAGCCGCTCAACGCCACGATCGAGCGGGCGGCGGACGGCTCCTACGACATCCATGCCGGCTCGCAGTTCCAGACCATCGAGCAGGCGGTGGCCGCCGGCATCCTCGGCACCACCGCCGACAAGATCCGCATCACCACGCTCTGGGCCGGCGGCTCGTTCGGCCGGCGCGCCACGGCCTCGGCCGACTACATCGCCGAAGCCGCCGCGATCCTGAAGGCCACCGGCGAGAAAGCCCCGATCCACCTCGTCTGGACCCGCGAGGACGACATCACCGGCGGCTATTACCGCCCGGCCGCCTACCACCGCATCCGCGCCGGCCTCGATGCCAAGGGGGCGGTCACGGGGTGGGAGCACCGCATCGTCGGCAAGTCGATCATCATCGGAACGCCGCTCGAGGCGATGATGGTGAAGGACGGGGTCGACGCCACCACGGTCGAGGGCGCGGCGGACACCCCCTATGCGCTGCCGGCCTACCGGTTCGAGGTCCACAATGCCCGCGAGGGCGTGCCGGTCCTGTGGTGGCGCTCGGTCGGGCACTCCCACACCGCGCAGGCGATGGAGGTGTTCATCGACGAACTCGCCCACGCCGCCGGCCAGGACCCGGTCGCCTACCGCCTCGGCCTGCTCAAACAGGCGCCGCGGCTCTCCGCCGCCCTGACGCTGGCGGCCGAGAAGGCGGGCTGGAGCGCCCGCGAGACGAAGCCGGGACGCGGCTACGGCGTCGCCGCCCACGAGTCGTTCGGCTCCTACGTGGCGATGGTGGCCGACGTGACGGCGGAGGCCGGCAAGGTGAAGGTGAACCGCATCGTTGCGGCGGTCGATGTCGGCGTGGCGGTGAACCCGGACATCATCCGGGCCCAGGTCGAGGGCGCGGTCGGCTTCGCGCTCTCGGCGGTCCTGCGCAACAGGATCACCTTCAAGGACGGCGAGGTGCAGGAGACCAACTTCGACGCCTACGAGCCGACCCGGATGAGCGAGATGCCGAAGGTCGAGGTCCACATCGTGCCATCGGCCGCCGCGCCCACCGGCATCGGCGAGCCCGGCGTGCCGGTGCTGGCGCCCGCGATCTCGAACGCGGTCTTCGCCGCCACCGGCCAGCGCCTGCGCTCGCTGCCCCTCGACCTCACGGCGCTTCGTGGTGTGTGA
- a CDS encoding uracil-DNA glycosylase family protein, translated as MRNCRLCRDAPFHGPPLPVEPRPIVQGTSRARICIASQAPGNRAFQSGRPFQDPSGTRLRAWLGLDEPAFYDPDLVAIVPMGACFPGHDAKGGDLPPRRECAETWRAPLLAGLPDLELILLIGQYAQAWHLGRRPGGLTGTVARWREIFSEDRRPRLLPLPHPSWRNTPWLKKHPWFEAELLPVLRTEVARLAERA; from the coding sequence GTGCGGAACTGCCGGCTGTGCCGCGACGCGCCGTTCCACGGCCCACCGCTCCCGGTCGAGCCGAGGCCGATCGTGCAGGGCACGTCGCGGGCCCGGATCTGCATCGCCAGCCAGGCCCCGGGCAACCGGGCCTTCCAGAGCGGGCGGCCGTTCCAGGACCCGTCGGGCACGCGCCTGCGCGCCTGGCTCGGCCTCGACGAGCCGGCCTTCTACGACCCCGACCTGGTGGCGATCGTGCCAATGGGCGCCTGCTTTCCCGGCCACGATGCCAAGGGCGGCGACCTGCCGCCGCGGCGCGAATGCGCCGAGACCTGGCGCGCACCGCTGCTCGCTGGGCTGCCGGACCTCGAGCTGATCCTCTTGATCGGGCAATACGCGCAGGCCTGGCATCTCGGCCGCCGGCCCGGCGGCCTCACCGGCACGGTGGCGCGCTGGCGCGAGATCTTTTCGGAAGATCGGCGCCCCCGGCTGCTGCCGCTGCCGCACCCGTCCTGGCGCAACACGCCGTGGCTGAAGAAGCATCCGTGGTTCGAGGCGGAGCTGCTGCCGGTGTTGCGGACGGAGGTGGCGCGGCTGGCGGAGCGGGCTTGA
- the pyrF gene encoding orotidine-5'-phosphate decarboxylase, producing MPEPISPRDRLIVALDMASPDEAERLIERIGDAASFYKIGYRLGYAGGLALAERLVRGGHKVFLDLKLHDIGNTVEEGVQSLAGIGATFLTVHAYPQTMRAAAAGRDKAGTGLKILGVTVLTSYDDADAREAGYALPVADLVAARAAAAKAIGIDGLVCSAAEAAQVRAVIGPDRLIVTPGIRPAGAEIGDQKRVVTPAEAMRSGVDHVVVGRPITGAADPRDVARRIVDEMAAAL from the coding sequence GTGCCCGAGCCCATCAGCCCCCGCGACCGCCTGATCGTCGCCCTCGACATGGCGAGCCCCGACGAGGCCGAGCGCCTGATCGAGCGGATCGGCGACGCCGCGAGCTTCTACAAGATCGGCTACCGCCTCGGCTATGCCGGCGGCCTCGCCCTCGCCGAGCGGCTGGTCCGGGGCGGGCACAAGGTCTTCCTCGACCTCAAGCTGCACGACATCGGCAACACCGTCGAGGAGGGCGTGCAGTCCCTGGCCGGGATCGGTGCCACCTTCCTCACCGTACATGCCTATCCGCAGACCATGCGGGCGGCGGCGGCCGGGCGCGACAAGGCCGGGACCGGCCTGAAGATCTTGGGCGTCACGGTGCTCACCTCCTACGACGACGCCGATGCGCGCGAGGCCGGCTATGCGCTCCCCGTCGCCGACCTCGTCGCCGCCCGGGCCGCCGCCGCCAAGGCGATCGGCATCGACGGCCTCGTCTGCTCGGCGGCGGAGGCCGCGCAGGTGCGGGCGGTGATCGGGCCCGACCGGCTGATCGTCACGCCCGGCATCCGCCCGGCCGGCGCCGAGATCGGCGACCAGAAGCGGGTCGTGACCCCGGCCGAGGCGATGCGCTCGGGCGTCGACCATGTCGTCGTCGGCCGCCCGATCACCGGGGCCGCCGACCCGCGCGACGTGGCCCGCCGCATCGTCGACGAGATGGCGGCGGCGCTCTAG
- a CDS encoding DUF1330 domain-containing protein, whose protein sequence is MAKGYWVGRVDVSKPEAYKNYVAANGAAFAQFGGRFLVRGGAFEAVLGSSRARNVVIEFPSYDQALACWNSPEYQDARAKQEGGAEIDLIVIEGYDGPQPGEV, encoded by the coding sequence ATGGCGAAGGGATACTGGGTCGGCCGCGTCGATGTCTCGAAGCCGGAGGCCTACAAGAACTATGTGGCTGCCAACGGCGCCGCTTTCGCCCAATTCGGCGGGCGCTTCCTGGTGCGCGGCGGCGCCTTCGAGGCGGTGCTCGGATCGAGCCGCGCCCGCAACGTGGTGATCGAGTTCCCGAGCTACGACCAGGCGCTCGCCTGCTGGAACTCGCCCGAATACCAGGACGCCCGCGCCAAGCAGGAGGGCGGCGCCGAGATCGACCTGATCGTGATCGAGGGCTACGACGGGCCGCAGCCGGGCGAGGTCTGA
- a CDS encoding glutathione binding-like protein, which yields MIDLYYWTTPNGHKVTMFLEEAGLPYTIKPVNISKGEQFQPEFLKIAPNNRIPAMVDHEPKGGGAPVSLFESGAILLYLAEKTGRFIPADVHGRAEVLQWLFWQMGGLGPMAGQNHHFTQYAPEEVPYAINRYVNETNRLYGVLDRRLADRPFVAGEDYSIADMAIYPWIVPHERQRQNLDDTPSLKRWFQAIAERPGTKAAYDKAAAINQQPTMSEEAKKIMFGQTAANTKR from the coding sequence ATGATCGACCTCTATTACTGGACGACCCCGAACGGTCACAAGGTGACGATGTTCCTGGAGGAGGCCGGCCTCCCCTACACCATCAAGCCGGTCAACATCAGTAAGGGCGAGCAGTTTCAGCCCGAATTCCTCAAGATCGCGCCGAACAACCGCATCCCGGCGATGGTCGACCACGAGCCCAAGGGCGGCGGCGCTCCGGTCTCGCTGTTCGAATCGGGCGCGATCCTGCTCTACCTCGCCGAGAAGACCGGCCGCTTCATCCCCGCCGACGTGCACGGCCGGGCCGAGGTGCTGCAATGGCTGTTCTGGCAGATGGGCGGCCTCGGGCCGATGGCCGGGCAGAACCACCACTTCACGCAATACGCGCCCGAAGAGGTGCCCTACGCCATCAACCGCTACGTCAACGAGACCAACCGGCTCTACGGCGTGCTCGACCGGCGCCTGGCCGACCGCCCCTTCGTGGCGGGCGAGGATTACAGCATCGCCGACATGGCGATCTATCCGTGGATCGTGCCCCACGAGCGCCAGCGCCAGAACCTCGACGACACCCCGAGCCTGAAGCGCTGGTTCCAGGCGATCGCCGAGCGCCCGGGCACGAAGGCGGCCTACGACAAGGCGGCGGCCATCAACCAGCAGCCGACGATGTCGGAAGAGGCCAAGAAGATCATGTTCGGCCAGACGGCCGCCAACACCAAGCGCTGA
- a CDS encoding SLC13 family permease codes for MTLDQCLAFGLIGVTVLLFVWGRLPYDLVALLSLVAGVALGLVPASKAFDGFADDVVIIVVSALVISAAISRSGVVESAMRPLLPYLRKPRQQVPALAGAVMGLSIVTKNIGALAIFMPVALQLGRKTGTSASLLLMPMSFASLIGGLVTLVGSSNNIIVAKVRADIVGQPFGMFDFTPVGLGLAVAGLAFLSVGYRLLPRDRRPAGSLAAAFRIEAYTTEAGLPAESPLVGATVGELEALGDGDVTVATVIRERFRRYVPGPDWRLQANDILLLDGEPEDLERLVARAKLTLVGTQPAGGEMTVIEAVIPDGSALAGTTATDADLAARYATALLAVSRSGAAITRRIGSVRLRAGDVVVLRAEAERLAEVLTEFGLLPLAERKLALGHSRRSYIPIAVLAGAMALVALHLVPVAMAFFGAAVLLLVLRVMTMHEAYETIEWPVIVLLGALIPVSDAVRTTGGTDLIAGALSHAMQTVPPMLSIGLLLIAAMAVTPFLNNAATVLVMGPIGASLAQKLGLNPDPFLMAVSVGAACDFLTPIGHQCNTLVMGPGGYRFGDYARLGLPLSIMVIVVGTLLISLFWPVAIP; via the coding sequence ATGACCCTCGACCAGTGCCTCGCCTTCGGCCTCATCGGGGTCACCGTCCTGCTCTTCGTCTGGGGGCGGCTGCCCTACGACCTCGTGGCGCTCCTCTCCCTGGTCGCCGGGGTGGCTCTGGGGCTGGTGCCGGCCTCGAAGGCGTTCGACGGATTCGCCGACGACGTGGTGATCATCGTGGTGAGCGCGCTGGTGATCTCCGCCGCAATCTCCCGCTCGGGCGTGGTCGAGAGCGCGATGCGCCCGCTGCTGCCTTACTTGCGAAAACCCCGCCAGCAGGTGCCGGCGCTCGCCGGCGCGGTGATGGGGCTGTCGATCGTCACCAAGAATATCGGGGCGCTCGCCATCTTCATGCCGGTGGCGCTCCAGCTCGGGCGCAAGACCGGCACGTCGGCCTCGCTGCTCCTGATGCCGATGTCCTTCGCCTCGCTGATCGGCGGCCTCGTCACGCTGGTGGGCTCGTCGAACAACATCATCGTTGCCAAGGTGCGGGCCGACATCGTCGGCCAGCCCTTCGGAATGTTCGACTTCACCCCCGTCGGCCTCGGGCTGGCGGTGGCGGGCCTCGCCTTCCTGTCGGTGGGCTACCGGCTGCTCCCCAGGGACCGGCGCCCGGCCGGGTCGCTCGCCGCGGCGTTCCGGATCGAGGCCTATACCACCGAGGCCGGCCTGCCGGCGGAATCGCCCCTCGTCGGGGCCACGGTGGGCGAGCTGGAGGCGCTCGGCGACGGCGACGTGACGGTGGCGACCGTCATCCGCGAGCGGTTCCGCCGCTACGTGCCGGGGCCGGACTGGCGGCTGCAGGCCAACGACATCCTGCTCCTCGACGGCGAGCCGGAGGACCTGGAGCGCCTGGTGGCGCGGGCCAAGCTCACCCTGGTCGGGACCCAGCCGGCCGGCGGCGAGATGACGGTGATCGAGGCGGTGATCCCCGACGGCTCGGCGCTGGCCGGCACCACGGCGACGGATGCGGACCTCGCGGCGCGCTACGCCACCGCGCTGCTGGCCGTCAGCCGCAGCGGTGCCGCGATCACCCGGCGCATCGGCAGCGTGCGGTTGCGGGCCGGCGACGTGGTGGTTTTGCGCGCCGAAGCCGAGCGGCTGGCCGAGGTGCTCACCGAATTCGGCCTGCTGCCGCTCGCCGAGCGCAAACTGGCGCTCGGCCACAGCCGCCGCAGCTACATCCCGATCGCGGTGCTGGCCGGCGCGATGGCGCTGGTCGCGCTCCACCTCGTGCCGGTGGCGATGGCGTTCTTCGGCGCCGCGGTGCTGCTCCTGGTCCTGCGCGTCATGACCATGCACGAGGCCTACGAGACGATCGAGTGGCCGGTGATCGTGCTGCTGGGCGCCCTGATCCCGGTGAGCGACGCGGTGCGGACGACCGGCGGCACCGACCTCATCGCCGGAGCGCTCTCGCACGCGATGCAGACGGTGCCGCCGATGCTGTCGATCGGGCTCCTGCTGATCGCCGCCATGGCGGTGACGCCGTTCCTCAACAACGCCGCGACGGTGCTGGTGATGGGGCCGATCGGCGCGAGCCTCGCCCAGAAGCTCGGGCTCAACCCGGACCCGTTCCTGATGGCGGTGTCGGTCGGCGCGGCCTGCGACTTCCTCACCCCGATCGGCCACCAGTGCAACACCCTGGTGATGGGCCCGGGCGGCTACCGCTTCGGCGATTACGCCCGCCTCGGCCTCCCGCTGTCGATCATGGTGATCGTCGTCGGCACGCTGCTGATCAGCCTGTTCTGGCCGGTAGCGATCCCATGA
- a CDS encoding CPBP family intramembrane glutamic endopeptidase, with protein sequence MNMILVRIFVVSIVILVSYMVSFVFAILIIRSNFLPYCSVNMCVNFRLIYLGSIVNLVGCCVATIIALRGKKCSYIRDGYYKNLKLMPIILSIILISSYLCVADYYQMIQKYKMQLDADFILFLFSIIFLMPLAEEALFRVGLWELISCKYNVEIVAISTCVVWVMSHYTGANSLPIAIIPLGLTLTYLRYANQAFFTLLLVHAWNNALVALLIYR encoded by the coding sequence ATGAATATGATTTTAGTGAGGATATTTGTTGTTTCAATAGTAATTCTAGTTTCATACATGGTTTCATTTGTGTTTGCTATTCTGATAATTAGATCAAATTTTTTGCCATATTGTTCAGTAAATATGTGCGTAAACTTTCGCTTAATTTATCTAGGGTCAATAGTAAATTTGGTCGGCTGCTGCGTAGCGACTATAATCGCTTTGCGGGGGAAAAAATGTAGTTACATAAGAGATGGATATTATAAGAATTTAAAATTGATGCCTATTATTTTATCCATCATATTAATAAGCTCTTATCTTTGCGTTGCTGATTATTATCAAATGATTCAAAAATATAAAATGCAATTAGATGCAGATTTCATCTTATTTTTATTTAGTATTATATTTTTGATGCCCCTCGCAGAAGAAGCGCTTTTTCGAGTCGGGCTATGGGAATTAATCTCTTGCAAATATAATGTAGAAATTGTCGCCATATCTACTTGTGTCGTTTGGGTTATGTCGCATTATACCGGAGCGAATTCACTCCCGATCGCGATCATTCCCTTAGGTCTGACCTTGACATATCTCAGGTACGCCAATCAGGCATTTTTTACATTGCTTCTTGTCCACGCTTGGAACAATGCCTTAGTGGCACTATTAATATATAGATAG
- the ccmI gene encoding c-type cytochrome biogenesis protein CcmI, with protein MTAIWFIFALMTGLAVLALLWPMSRRPALAGLPEGEARIATETGFYRDQLREIDRDAARGLLAAPEAEAARAEAARRLLRASREPGRNPGAVGEPALRRRRAASAFALSTVPLVALLVYGIYGSPDLPAQPQAERLAHAQSAGNDLAAALAQIEAHLAKAPEDGRGWTVIAPVYLRLGRTEDAIKAYENALRILGDDAGRLADYGEALVAAGDGVVSAKARDAFERALKQDPKAVKPQFYLARAAEQDGDRETARARYAALAAAAPPEAPWLPMVRDSLARLDGKAVPPAAAAGNPGGNPGMSEEQRGMIRGMVEGLAQRLAEKGGSPEEWGRLVRSYVVLGDRPKAEATLSQARTALGGDPGKLAALDDVARELGLGAAKAVP; from the coding sequence ATGACGGCGATCTGGTTCATCTTCGCGCTCATGACCGGCCTGGCGGTGCTCGCCCTGCTCTGGCCCATGTCGCGCCGCCCGGCCCTCGCGGGCCTCCCCGAAGGCGAGGCGCGCATCGCCACCGAGACCGGATTCTACCGCGACCAGTTGCGCGAGATCGACCGCGACGCCGCCCGCGGGCTCCTCGCCGCTCCGGAAGCCGAGGCGGCCCGGGCCGAGGCCGCGCGCCGCCTGCTGCGGGCGAGCCGCGAGCCCGGCCGGAACCCGGGCGCGGTGGGCGAGCCGGCCCTGCGCCGGCGCCGGGCGGCCTCCGCCTTCGCCCTCTCGACGGTGCCGCTCGTCGCCCTCCTCGTCTACGGCATCTACGGCTCGCCGGACCTGCCGGCCCAGCCCCAGGCCGAGCGCCTGGCCCATGCCCAATCGGCCGGCAACGACCTCGCGGCGGCCCTGGCGCAGATCGAGGCCCACCTCGCCAAGGCGCCGGAGGACGGCCGCGGCTGGACGGTGATCGCCCCGGTCTACCTGCGCCTCGGCCGCACCGAGGACGCCATCAAGGCCTACGAGAATGCCCTGCGCATCCTCGGCGACGACGCCGGGCGCCTGGCCGATTACGGCGAGGCCCTGGTGGCGGCGGGCGACGGGGTCGTCTCGGCCAAGGCCCGCGACGCCTTCGAGCGGGCGCTCAAGCAGGATCCCAAGGCGGTCAAGCCGCAATTCTACCTCGCCCGGGCCGCCGAGCAGGACGGCGACCGCGAGACGGCCCGTGCCCGCTACGCCGCGCTCGCCGCCGCCGCGCCCCCCGAGGCGCCCTGGCTGCCGATGGTGCGCGACAGCCTCGCCCGCCTCGACGGCAAAGCCGTGCCGCCCGCCGCCGCGGCCGGGAATCCCGGCGGGAATCCCGGCATGAGCGAGGAGCAGCGCGGGATGATCCGCGGCATGGTCGAGGGGCTGGCCCAGCGGCTGGCCGAGAAGGGTGGATCGCCGGAGGAATGGGGCCGGCTAGTGCGCTCCTACGTGGTGCTCGGTGATCGCCCGAAGGCGGAGGCGACCCTCTCCCAGGCGCGGACCGCGCTCGGGGGCGACCCCGGCAAGCTGGCCGCTCTGGACGACGTGGCGCGGGAGCTGGGTTTGGGTGCAGCGAAGGCGGTGCCGTGA
- the ccmE gene encoding cytochrome c maturation protein CcmE — protein sequence MTRRRRRSVLILVCGAVLAVAAGLVLSAMRDTIVFFRSPTEVASQKVAPGTRFRLGGLVEAGSLKREADGHVEFSVTDTGSTVPVRYRGLLPDLFREGQGVVTEGVLQADGTFRADTVLAKHDETYMPREVADALKAQGRWQEGAGKPGASSSAQGASAQPQAEPVSRTAVK from the coding sequence ATGACGCGCCGGCGCCGCCGTTCCGTCCTCATCCTCGTCTGCGGCGCCGTGCTGGCGGTGGCGGCCGGGCTCGTCCTCTCGGCGATGCGCGACACGATCGTGTTCTTCCGCTCGCCGACCGAGGTGGCGAGCCAGAAGGTCGCGCCGGGCACCCGCTTCCGCCTCGGCGGGCTGGTCGAGGCCGGCTCGCTCAAGCGCGAGGCCGACGGGCACGTGGAATTTTCCGTCACCGATACCGGCTCGACCGTGCCGGTGCGCTACCGCGGCCTGCTGCCCGACCTGTTCCGCGAGGGCCAGGGCGTGGTGACCGAGGGCGTGCTCCAGGCCGACGGGACGTTCCGCGCCGACACGGTGCTGGCCAAGCACGACGAGACCTACATGCCCCGCGAGGTCGCCGACGCCCTCAAGGCGCAAGGGCGCTGGCAGGAAGGCGCCGGCAAGCCGGGGGCAAGTTCTTCCGCCCAGGGCGCGTCTGCGCAACCGCAAGCCGAGCCCGTCTCGCGCACCGCCGTCAAATAG